A window of Chlorobium phaeobacteroides DSM 266 genomic DNA:
ACGAATTTGGGACAAGTTCACAACCCGCATCTTAAAACTTAGCACGTAACACGCTCTTCTTCATCCCGCGTATTCTTCCTCTGTCATCCCGCACGTCCCTCTTTTGTCATCTCGACGTTAGGGAGAGATCTGAAGCTTGAATTGAAGAGAAGAGTTTTTTGCCCACGAATTACACGAATTGACACGAAAAGTAAAATAAGACTGTTTTGCTATTTCGCCATCTCGCTATCCAGCCATCCAGCTATCCAGCCTTGTTTTTCAGTCATCCCGACGTCAGGGAGGGATCTGAACAGTTCTGTATTTATTTTGCACTCATTATTGCCTGTATATGATTCATATGTGTTTTCATGCTTTTAAATGGATAAGATGTAAGTTTAACTTTTTCATTAATAGATAAAGCATAGTCCCTTGCTTTTGATAAATATGCCCTATCGTTTGTTTTTTTATATACCCAATAACAATACCATGCTGCCGTATCCAATAAATGACTGGATATATAATTAGTTTTCAATAATGTATCAATAACAACATATGATGAAGATACATCCTCAAATGCTAAATCAGCATTTCTTATATTTTCTTCTGTTTCTTCCGATTCAGCTTTTTTCACAGCAATAATATATTTCTCTAATTTATACCAACAAATGTTGTTAACGAGCTGCTCGTACTGCGCTTCATCAAATAGCTGTTTGTTTTTTGAAAATATCTCTTCAGCTTCCTTGATTTCAGTTATAGATATATCAATATATTCTTCTCCTAAAGACCAATAATAATAAGCAAGCCTTGTTTTTATTCTATAATGATTTACGTGATCTATTTCTTCTGTTACAACAATTAAATCTTCAGCTTTATCAAATGAACTCAAAGCTTTTTCAATATGACCTAATATAAAATATAACTCTCCAGCCCTAAAATGCACACAATATCTATTCCCAAACTTTGTTAATAACTTTTCATATTCCTTTAATGAATCTTCATGTTTAAGGTCACAAAACAATAAAAATGCGTTTTCCATTTTTATCCAGTACTCAAGCTCAGGGTTTTCATCCAACTGATCTATTGTGAGATTTCTGTTAAATTCTGTTAATTTTGCTCTTGCTTGATTAATCCAATTATGCGAAATTGATGTTGTCTCAAACGATTCAATGATTTCCCAGTATTGCTTATAACAAACCTTTAAATTAACATTTATTTCAAAGCATGGCGGCAATATTTGACTTTCATACTTAAAAACGTATTTCGGAGTAACAAGTTTATTATAATATTCTTCGCCAGCAATCTCTTTTTGATTAACTTCTTTTAAATAACTAAGTAAAGACTCAATATTGATCAACTCTTTTGATAACAAAGAAAAGCTTTTTTTTATATGCGGGTGTATCCCGCCTTTTTTATATGAAATTGAGTGTTCAAGTTCACCCCAAACATCCTGAACTAAAGTTCTAAGCTGAACTTCAATCCATTCAGCATCGAGTCCACTTTGTTTCACCACATAATGTACTGACTTATATCCTGATGTTTTTTTTATTTTTTCAAAAACATATTTATTTTTGTCAAAATATCTATCAATCTCCCCCCTTAATTTATCTATTGATTTTACATTCCAGTTGTAAGCAGAACAACATTTTAATTCATAATGCTTGGCATGAAGCATTCTAACAAAATCATTATGGACATCAAATATATCATCTTCAAATAAACAAAGAAGCCTTAATCCGCCATAATCATTTATCTCATCTAAAGACTTGTTTTTCCTTTTTGTTTTAAGGTAAACGCTTTCTTGTTTTTTAATCCGATATTTAGTTAAATATATTTTTGATACAGCGTTATTATTCAGACAATTATCCTCTAAAGCGAGTAACTGCATTTTTGTAGGACCTGCAATAGATTTTAAGTGCAAACAAGCATCCTCAAAACTAACTTTAGATTTCATAACTCATTACTTATCTATGTTGAATAGTAAAATAATCTTTGAAGTGAAACAATCA
This region includes:
- a CDS encoding GTP pyrophosphokinase, with the translated sequence MKSKVSFEDACLHLKSIAGPTKMQLLALEDNCLNNNAVSKIYLTKYRIKKQESVYLKTKRKNKSLDEINDYGGLRLLCLFEDDIFDVHNDFVRMLHAKHYELKCCSAYNWNVKSIDKLRGEIDRYFDKNKYVFEKIKKTSGYKSVHYVVKQSGLDAEWIEVQLRTLVQDVWGELEHSISYKKGGIHPHIKKSFSLLSKELINIESLLSYLKEVNQKEIAGEEYYNKLVTPKYVFKYESQILPPCFEINVNLKVCYKQYWEIIESFETTSISHNWINQARAKLTEFNRNLTIDQLDENPELEYWIKMENAFLLFCDLKHEDSLKEYEKLLTKFGNRYCVHFRAGELYFILGHIEKALSSFDKAEDLIVVTEEIDHVNHYRIKTRLAYYYWSLGEEYIDISITEIKEAEEIFSKNKQLFDEAQYEQLVNNICWYKLEKYIIAVKKAESEETEENIRNADLAFEDVSSSYVVIDTLLKTNYISSHLLDTAAWYCYWVYKKTNDRAYLSKARDYALSINEKVKLTSYPFKSMKTHMNHIQAIMSAK